A DNA window from Suncus etruscus isolate mSunEtr1 chromosome 8, mSunEtr1.pri.cur, whole genome shotgun sequence contains the following coding sequences:
- the LOC126016062 gene encoding polycomb group RING finger protein 5-like: MATQRKHLVKDFNPYITCYICKGYLIKPTTVTECLHTFCKTCIVQHFEDSNDCPRCGNQVHETNPLEMLRLDNTLEEIIFKLVPGLREQELERESEFWKKNKPQENGQDGTSKMDKPTVDEEGDENQDDQDYHRSDPQIAICLDCLRNNGQSGDNIVKGLMKKFIRCSTRVTVGTIKKFLSLKLKLPSSYELDVLCNGEIMGKDHTMEFIYMTRWRLRGENFRCLNCSASQVCSQDGPLYQSYPLVLQYRPRIDFG; this comes from the coding sequence ATGGCTACTCAAAGGAAACACTTGGTGAAAGATTTCAATCCTTACATCACGTGCTACATCTGCAAAGGGTATCTGATCAAGCCAACTACGGTAACAGAATGTCTTCATACATTTTGTAAGACTTGTATCGTCCAGCATTTTGAAGATAGCAATGATTGTCCAAGGTGTGGCAATCAAGTTCATGAGACAAACCCATTAGAAATGTTAAGGTTGGATAATACCTTAGAGGAAATTATATTTAAGCTGGTTCCTGGACTACGAGAACAAGAACTTGAGCGTGAATCTGaattttggaagaaaaataagCCTCAGGAAAATGGACAAGATGGTACCTCAAAAATGGACAAACCTACAGTAGATGAAGAAGGTGATGAAAATCAAGACGACCAAGATTATCACAGAAGTGACCCACAGATTGCTATATGTCTAGACTGCTTACGAAATAATGGACAGTCAGGAGACAATATAGTAAAGGGTTTAATGAAGAAATTTATACGGTGTTCTACACGCGTCACTGTGGGGACTATTAAAAAATTCCTAAGTTTAAAGCTGAAACTTCCAAGTTCTTATGAGTTGGATGTACTGTGTAACGGTGAAATTATGGGGAAGGATCATACTATGGAATTCATCTACATGACAAGATGGCGACTAAGAGGCGAAAATTTTCGGTGTCTGAATTGCTCAGCTTCACAAGTCTGCTCTCAGGATGGCCCTTTGTATCAGTCATACCCCTTGGTATTGCAGTATCGACCAAGAATTGATTTCGGTTAA